One segment of Terriglobia bacterium DNA contains the following:
- a CDS encoding amino acid adenylation domain-containing protein: MTLTVSDLRQLKAQEMVCFPASFAQQRLWFIDQLTPGRATYNLPGALRVRGKLDVNVLEKALQEIARRHETLRTRFVAVRGEPQQVIEDQVNVQLHVLDLTGIAGEEEREAEAMRLAREEAQQPFDLQQAPLMRGKLLRLGALNHVLLFTMHHIISDAWSMGVLIEEVSVLYDAFSGGRSSPLPELPIQYADYTVWQREWLEGGVLEQQLAYWKKQLGGSSMLQLPTDRPRPTSQSQNGATCDFVIGANVTQNLKKLAEEQSATLFMVLVAAFQVLLYRYSGQHDIAVGTPAAGRSSGETEKLIGFFINTLVLRVDLSGTPSFTELLERTKEVTLEAYAHEDVPFEKLVEVISPERNLGSTPLFQVMIVLQNAPQSDLRLGAATLQPFNIVDNGTSKFDLLLQLGEDGFGKLTGSLQYSTDIFDAATIGRMTDHFRMLLTGIVTNPSQSIDVLPLLAANERRQVIEAWNRTTVEFPRRKCLPGLIEEQAARTPEAMAVEYERVQLRYCELNARANQLAWRLKELGVGPETRVGVMVERSLEMVIGLLGVLKAGAAYVPLDPDYPPERLSYMFESSQIQVLLTQQRLRQQLPLFDGKVLELDGDEERSRMAEQKENNLNVAIELENLAYLIYTSGSTGRPKGVMNTHGGLLNRLLWMQEEYQLKSEDVVLQKTPFSFDVSVWEFFWPLMEGAKLVVARPGGHQDPAYLAALIEEQQITTLHFVPSMLAVFLDEERLKQCKSLRRVVCSGEALPQELARRCLAGMPWVELHNLYGPTEAAIDVTYWKCLADDTHASVPIGKAIANMRVYVADKGMQPVPVGVPGELCLGGVGLARGYWGRGDLTAEQFVPDGLSGKSGERLYRTGDLVRWLEEGNLEYLGRLDHQVKIRGFRIELGEIEAALQEHDSVRQAVVIARENEAGDKRLVAYVVSELQDEKSDNGSRRVELRISELREHLLGKLPEYMVPSAYVQLEKFPLNHNGKIDRNNLPQPDTDTPEQEYVGPRNATEETLCRLWQEVLRRERVGVHDNFFKIGGHSLMAVQLATRIREGFKLNIPLQRIFESPTIAQLAEAIDQALQAGINGAPSHLLPAIKRVERKAASLRAAN; this comes from the coding sequence TTGCAAGAAATTGCGCGCCGGCATGAAACGCTGCGCACGCGTTTTGTTGCGGTGCGGGGCGAGCCCCAGCAAGTCATTGAGGATCAAGTCAATGTTCAACTGCACGTTCTGGACTTAACCGGTATAGCCGGAGAAGAGGAACGAGAAGCAGAAGCTATGCGGCTGGCGCGCGAAGAGGCGCAACAGCCGTTTGATCTCCAACAAGCACCGTTGATGCGGGGAAAGCTGTTGCGGCTTGGTGCGCTGAACCATGTGCTTCTGTTTACCATGCACCACATCATTTCTGATGCCTGGTCCATGGGAGTACTGATCGAAGAAGTATCGGTCCTTTATGACGCATTCAGCGGAGGCCGGTCTTCACCCTTGCCGGAACTGCCTATTCAATACGCAGACTACACCGTGTGGCAGCGGGAGTGGCTGGAAGGAGGAGTGCTGGAGCAGCAACTAGCCTATTGGAAGAAGCAACTGGGGGGAAGCAGCATGTTGCAGTTGCCCACCGATCGGCCCCGGCCAACCTCACAGAGCCAAAATGGAGCAACCTGCGACTTTGTGATAGGTGCAAATGTTACTCAGAACCTTAAAAAATTGGCGGAAGAGCAAAGCGCTACCTTATTTATGGTTCTGGTAGCCGCATTTCAGGTTTTGCTCTATCGGTATAGCGGACAACACGACATAGCAGTAGGAACGCCGGCCGCCGGGCGCAGCAGCGGGGAAACGGAAAAGCTGATTGGCTTTTTCATCAACACTTTGGTGCTGCGAGTGGACCTTTCCGGTACCCCCAGCTTTACCGAACTGCTGGAGAGGACAAAGGAGGTGACGCTGGAGGCCTACGCTCACGAGGACGTTCCTTTTGAGAAGCTGGTCGAGGTCATATCGCCGGAGCGGAACCTGGGTAGCACGCCACTTTTCCAGGTCATGATTGTTCTGCAAAATGCGCCCCAGTCCGACTTGCGACTAGGCGCCGCGACGCTCCAACCCTTTAACATTGTTGACAATGGGACATCGAAATTCGATTTGTTGTTGCAGCTCGGAGAAGATGGATTCGGGAAACTGACGGGTTCATTGCAATACAGCACGGACATTTTTGACGCGGCAACAATTGGCCGGATGACAGATCATTTCCGGATGTTGCTGACCGGTATCGTCACCAACCCATCCCAATCCATTGACGTGCTTCCGCTCCTGGCTGCCAATGAACGCAGGCAGGTTATCGAGGCATGGAACCGGACGACGGTAGAGTTTCCGCGAAGAAAGTGCTTGCCCGGCCTGATTGAAGAACAGGCCGCCAGAACCCCAGAAGCGATGGCGGTTGAGTATGAAAGAGTGCAACTTCGCTACTGCGAATTGAATGCTCGCGCTAACCAACTGGCTTGGCGGTTGAAGGAGTTGGGTGTCGGACCAGAGACGCGCGTCGGTGTGATGGTGGAACGGAGCCTGGAGATGGTAATCGGTCTGCTGGGTGTGCTAAAGGCCGGAGCCGCCTATGTTCCCCTGGATCCGGACTATCCACCCGAGCGATTGAGCTACATGTTTGAGAGTTCGCAAATCCAAGTGTTATTGACGCAGCAGCGCCTGCGACAACAGCTGCCGCTTTTTGATGGCAAGGTGTTGGAGCTGGATGGGGATGAAGAACGGTCCCGAATGGCTGAACAAAAAGAGAACAACCTGAATGTTGCGATTGAACTGGAGAATCTGGCCTACCTTATATATACGTCCGGCTCAACGGGTAGGCCCAAAGGGGTCATGAACACCCATGGCGGGCTGCTGAACCGGCTGCTGTGGATGCAGGAAGAGTATCAATTAAAGTCCGAGGATGTCGTGCTGCAAAAGACTCCATTCAGCTTCGATGTTTCGGTGTGGGAATTCTTCTGGCCTCTTATGGAAGGGGCGAAGTTAGTGGTGGCCCGGCCAGGCGGACATCAGGATCCCGCCTATCTGGCCGCGCTGATTGAGGAGCAGCAGATCACGACGCTGCACTTTGTCCCATCGATGCTGGCGGTGTTTCTCGATGAGGAGAGGCTGAAGCAGTGCAAGAGTCTGCGGCGGGTGGTGTGCAGTGGAGAGGCATTGCCTCAAGAGCTTGCGCGCCGGTGCCTGGCCGGCATGCCATGGGTGGAGCTTCATAATTTGTATGGTCCAACAGAAGCGGCGATCGATGTGACGTACTGGAAGTGCTTGGCGGACGATACCCATGCCAGCGTACCGATAGGAAAGGCAATCGCGAACATGCGCGTGTATGTGGCGGACAAGGGAATGCAGCCAGTACCAGTGGGAGTGCCTGGAGAGCTGTGTCTTGGAGGAGTAGGACTTGCGCGAGGGTATTGGGGACGAGGCGATCTGACGGCGGAGCAGTTCGTTCCTGACGGGTTGAGCGGCAAGAGCGGAGAGCGGCTGTATCGGACTGGGGACCTAGTGCGATGGCTAGAGGAGGGGAACCTGGAGTACCTGGGCCGGCTGGATCATCAGGTCAAGATTCGCGGATTCCGCATTGAACTGGGCGAGATCGAAGCCGCTCTGCAGGAGCATGACAGCGTGCGTCAGGCCGTAGTAATCGCGCGGGAGAACGAGGCAGGCGACAAGCGACTGGTGGCTTATGTGGTGTCCGAACTGCAGGACGAGAAGAGCGACAACGGGAGCAGGAGAGTGGAACTGCGGATCAGCGAGTTGCGGGAGCATCTGCTCGGCAAGTTGCCGGAGTATATGGTGCCAAGCGCGTATGTGCAGTTGGAGAAGTTCCCGTTGAACCACAACGGAAAGATCGACCGGAATAACCTGCCGCAACCGGATACGGATACGCCGGAGCAAGAATATGTGGGACCGCGGAACGCCACGGAAGAAACGCTGTGCCGCCTGTGGCAAGAGGTGTTGCGCCGGGAACGTGTAGGAGTTCATGACAACTTCTTTAAGATCGGTGGGCATTCTCTCATGGCCGTGCAGTTGGCTACTCGCATTCGCGAAGGCTTCAAACTGAATATTCCGTTACAGCGAATATTCGAATCGCCCACCATCGCCCAGTTGGCTGAAGCAATAGATCAAGCGCTGCAAGCTGGAATCAACGGTGCGCCGTCGCATCTTCTGCCGGCCATCAAGCGAGTAGAGCGCAAGGCTGCTTCGTTGCGGGCAGCCAACTGA
- a CDS encoding TauD/TfdA family dioxygenase encodes MKTASALLPKVTGLRKARKLSQDDLVQTERLLPETDLPLALLPTVEDLDLISWAGTHREFIQSLLLRHGGLLFRNFRISSAPEFQQFVTAVSGEPLAYKEQTSPRSRVEGNIYTSTEYPPEHIIFLHNENSYSSTWPLKIMFFCVTAPQEDGETPIADVRRVLARIPEKVRERFARDGWMLVRNFGTGYGLPWQTAFQTESKEEVDRHCLKNGIQTEWLSGDRLRIRQRRCAIRRHPVTGETVWFNHATFFHVSTLAPEIRAGLQADLAEEDLPYNTYYGDGSRIEPDVLDILRDIYQQETIKFPWQEHDLLLLDNMLVAHGRSAFRGPRKIIVGMTEPYSGDQENSL; translated from the coding sequence ATGAAAACCGCATCTGCTTTGCTACCAAAGGTCACAGGGCTGCGTAAAGCCAGAAAGCTCAGCCAGGACGATCTGGTGCAGACCGAGAGACTACTTCCTGAAACAGACCTTCCTCTGGCCCTGCTGCCCACTGTAGAAGACCTGGATTTGATCTCCTGGGCCGGTACACATCGTGAATTCATTCAATCTTTATTATTGCGACATGGCGGGTTGCTGTTTCGGAATTTCCGGATTTCCTCTGCTCCCGAATTTCAACAATTCGTTACCGCAGTCTCAGGCGAGCCGCTTGCGTATAAAGAGCAAACATCGCCACGGAGCCGGGTGGAAGGGAACATCTATACCTCGACGGAGTATCCGCCCGAACACATCATTTTTCTGCATAACGAAAACTCATATTCTTCTACATGGCCCCTGAAAATCATGTTTTTCTGCGTAACCGCGCCTCAGGAGGATGGGGAGACGCCGATTGCCGATGTGCGCCGTGTTTTAGCGCGTATACCGGAGAAGGTGCGTGAGCGCTTCGCTCGCGATGGCTGGATGCTGGTCAGGAACTTCGGCACCGGATATGGCCTCCCATGGCAGACGGCATTCCAGACCGAGAGTAAAGAGGAGGTTGACCGGCACTGCCTTAAGAATGGCATTCAAACCGAGTGGCTTTCCGGAGACCGCCTGCGCATCCGGCAACGGCGCTGCGCGATTCGCCGGCATCCCGTGACTGGAGAAACCGTGTGGTTCAACCATGCGACCTTCTTTCATGTTTCTACCCTCGCGCCGGAAATCCGTGCCGGGCTTCAGGCCGATCTGGCCGAGGAAGACCTTCCTTACAACACTTACTACGGCGATGGCAGCCGGATCGAGCCTGACGTCCTGGATATTCTCCGCGATATTTATCAACAGGAAACCATCAAGTTTCCCTGGCAGGAACATGATCTGCTGCTGCTGGACAACATGCTCGTGGCCCATGGTCGCTCAGCGTTCCGAGGCCCGCGCAAGATCATTGTCGGTATGACCGAACCTTATTCAGGCGATCAGGAGAACTCATTATGA
- a CDS encoding amino acid adenylation domain-containing protein, translating into MTSSLSDLRQSPAEEVVFFPASFAQQRLWFIDQLIPGKATYNIPGALRIRGKLDVDVLEKALQEIARRHETLRTRFVAVRGEPQQVIEDQVNVRLQILDLTGIAGEEEREAEAMRLAREEAQQPFDLQQAPLMRGKLLWLGGLNHVLLFTMHHIISDAWSMGVLIGEVSVLYDVFSGGRSSPLPELPIQYADYTVWQRECLEGGMLERQLAYWKQQLAGVSMLQLATDRPRPTSQSQRGTVCEFVIEVNVTSQLKKLAQEQGATLFMVLLAAFQALLCRYTCQYDIAVGTPIAGRSSSDTERLIGFFVNTLVLRVDLSGTPSFIELLQRVRKVTLEAYAHQDISFEKLVEVISPERNLGSTPLFQVMIGLQNAPQSDLRLGAAELQPFSNFDNGTSKFDLLLQLGEDGTGKLAAALQYNTDLFAAASIGRMIDHYRALLTSIVTNPSQSIDVLPLMAANERKQVIEEWNRTTVEFPRRKCLPGLIEEQAARTPEAMAVEYETVQLRYHELNARANQLAWRLKELGVGPETRVGVMVERSLEMVIGLLGVLKAGAAYVPLDPDYPPERLSYMFESSQVKVLLTQQRLRQQLSHVAGPVLVLDGAEEQRRITEQKTENPDVNLLPENLAYIIHTSGSTGRPKGVMNTHGGLLNRLLWMQEEYRLKSEDVVLQKTPFSFDVSVWEFFWPLMEGAKLVVARPGGHQDPGYLAALIEEQQITTLHFVPSMLAVFLDEERLKQCRSLRRVVCSGEVLPAELARRCLAGMPWAELHNLYGPTEAAIDVTYWKCMAEDSHSSVPIGKPIANIRVYVVDEGMEAVPVGVPGELCLAGVGLARGYWDRGDLTAEMFVPDGLSGRSGERLYRTGDLARWLEDGNLEFLGRADHQVKIRGFRVELGEIEAALEEHDSVRQAVVIAREDTTGEKRLVAYVVIEAVDNNNDQQSTEWLWMNSLREYLQAKLPEYMVPALFVQLHEFELDFNGKIDRRALTAISTQTMRRDEAYVAPRTPQEKFLAELWADILRVERVGIHDNFFRLGGHSLSITQVIARIREALSLELPVQAMFEQPTIAALAKKLQDAGGINDGFAPPRITRSSRKEPLPLSFAQQRLWFLDQIEPGSRVHHIPTLLRLKGSLNIEVLSAALDEIVRRHEILRTSFPAVDGYPYQKISPPAHVPIEKVDLRDVPQEFREEKLRRLADAHIQKPFDLTHGPMFRVALYVTEEQEHVLCLTVHHIICDAWSVPILIRELNVLYSTFLDHGTSPLPELPLQYADVAAWERAWLRDEVLERHVQYWRQTLEGAPQSLELPTDFPRPSVRSLDAGRSTLCLSPQLYSELTKLSQQLGATEFMTLLALMNVWLFRYSGQSDILIGSPVSNRTQLETEGLIGIFLNTVVFRTRFDAQLRFTQLVDQVRLNAVATYAHQALPFEKLVEELQVVRDPGKNPVFQVMFNMLAKINDKLEFAGLVNSKAIETDAGQARFDLHLNAFPTDAGLELALTYNGGLFQQSTITGMLETFAELVRVIVENPELTISELLEKAMRFEQESELARKRGQSQQQGQQLRTVRRRAALNESR; encoded by the coding sequence ATGACATCGTCCCTATCTGATCTCCGCCAGTCACCGGCAGAGGAAGTGGTCTTTTTCCCTGCGTCATTTGCCCAGCAAAGATTGTGGTTTATCGATCAACTCATCCCTGGGAAAGCGACCTACAACATACCCGGTGCGTTACGGATACGAGGGAAGCTGGATGTGGACGTATTGGAGAAGGCGTTGCAAGAAATTGCGCGCCGGCATGAGACGCTGCGCACGCGCTTTGTGGCGGTGCGGGGCGAGCCGCAGCAAGTCATTGAGGATCAAGTCAATGTTCGGCTGCAAATTCTGGACCTAACCGGTATAGCCGGAGAAGAGGAACGAGAAGCAGAAGCTATGCGGCTGGCGCGGGAAGAGGCGCAACAGCCGTTTGATCTCCAGCAAGCACCGTTGATGCGGGGAAAGCTGTTGTGGCTGGGCGGGCTGAACCATGTGCTTCTGTTTACCATGCACCACATCATTTCTGATGCCTGGTCCATGGGAGTACTGATCGGAGAAGTATCGGTTCTTTACGACGTATTTAGTGGAGGCCGGTCTTCACCCTTGCCGGAACTGCCTATTCAATACGCAGACTACACCGTCTGGCAACGGGAGTGTCTGGAAGGAGGGATGCTGGAGCGGCAACTGGCGTATTGGAAACAACAGTTGGCAGGCGTCAGTATGTTGCAGTTGGCCACCGACCGGCCCCGGCCCACCTCACAGAGCCAAAGGGGGACCGTGTGCGAGTTTGTGATAGAGGTAAACGTTACGAGCCAACTGAAGAAGCTGGCCCAGGAGCAGGGCGCAACCTTATTTATGGTGCTGCTGGCAGCCTTTCAAGCGCTGCTTTGCCGTTACACATGCCAATACGATATAGCAGTGGGAACGCCGATCGCGGGGCGGAGCAGCAGTGATACGGAAAGATTGATTGGCTTCTTCGTCAACACTTTGGTGCTCCGAGTGGACCTTTCCGGGACGCCGAGCTTTATCGAACTGCTGCAGAGGGTAAGGAAAGTGACGCTGGAAGCTTACGCTCACCAGGATATTTCCTTTGAGAAGCTGGTCGAGGTCATATCGCCGGAACGGAATCTGGGCAGCACGCCACTTTTCCAGGTGATGATCGGCTTGCAAAATGCGCCGCAGTCTGACCTCCGACTGGGCGCCGCGGAACTCCAACCCTTTAGCAATTTTGATAATGGGACATCGAAATTCGATCTGTTGCTGCAACTCGGAGAAGATGGAACCGGAAAACTGGCCGCTGCGCTGCAATACAACACAGATCTCTTTGCTGCCGCATCCATTGGCCGGATGATCGATCATTATCGGGCATTGCTGACCAGTATCGTCACCAACCCATCCCAATCTATTGACGTGCTTCCGCTCATGGCTGCCAATGAGCGCAAACAGGTTATCGAGGAATGGAACCGGACAACTGTAGAGTTTCCGCGAAGAAAGTGCTTGCCCGGCCTGATTGAAGAACAGGCCGCCAGAACCCCAGAAGCGATGGCGGTTGAGTATGAAACAGTGCAACTTCGCTACCACGAATTGAATGCTCGCGCTAACCAACTGGCTTGGCGGTTGAAGGAGTTGGGTGTCGGACCAGAGACGCGCGTCGGTGTGATGGTGGAACGGAGCCTGGAGATGGTGATCGGTCTGCTGGGTGTGCTAAAGGCCGGAGCCGCCTATGTTCCCCTGGATCCGGATTATCCACCCGAGCGATTGAGCTACATGTTTGAGAGTTCGCAGGTCAAAGTGTTGTTGACGCAGCAGCGCCTGCGGCAACAGCTGTCTCACGTTGCCGGCCCGGTGCTTGTTTTAGATGGAGCGGAAGAGCAGAGGCGGATCACCGAGCAGAAAACCGAGAACCCCGATGTGAATTTGCTGCCGGAGAACCTCGCCTACATTATTCATACGTCCGGATCCACCGGCCGGCCTAAAGGAGTCATGAACACCCACGGTGGGCTGCTGAACCGGCTGCTGTGGATGCAGGAAGAGTACCGATTAAAGTCCGAGGATGTCGTGCTGCAGAAGACCCCATTCAGCTTCGATGTTTCGGTGTGGGAATTCTTCTGGCCTCTTATGGAAGGGGCGAAGTTGGTAGTGGCCCGGCCAGGCGGACATCAGGATCCCGGATATCTGGCCGCACTGATCGAGGAGCAGCAGATCACGACGCTGCACTTTGTCCCCTCGATGCTGGCGGTGTTTCTCGATGAGGAGAGGCTGAAGCAGTGCAGAAGTCTGCGGCGGGTGGTGTGCAGCGGTGAAGTCTTACCGGCTGAGCTCGCGCGCCGGTGCCTGGCCGGCATGCCATGGGCAGAGCTTCATAATTTGTATGGTCCAACTGAAGCGGCGATCGATGTGACGTACTGGAAGTGCATGGCGGAGGATAGCCACAGCAGCGTGCCCATCGGCAAGCCGATTGCGAACATACGGGTCTATGTGGTGGATGAGGGGATGGAGGCCGTGCCAGTGGGAGTGCCTGGAGAGCTGTGTCTCGCAGGAGTCGGGCTGGCCAGAGGGTATTGGGATCGGGGTGATCTGACGGCAGAGATGTTCGTTCCAGACGGGTTGAGCGGCAGAAGCGGAGAGCGGCTTTATCGGACCGGCGACCTGGCGCGATGGCTGGAAGATGGCAACCTGGAGTTTCTGGGGCGTGCGGATCATCAGGTCAAGATTCGCGGATTCCGCGTTGAACTTGGTGAGATCGAAGCGGCGCTGGAGGAGCATGACAGCGTGCGCCAGGCCGTAGTAATAGCGCGCGAAGATACAACCGGGGAGAAGCGGCTGGTGGCTTATGTAGTAATTGAGGCGGTAGATAACAACAATGACCAGCAAAGTACAGAATGGCTGTGGATGAATAGCTTACGTGAGTATCTGCAGGCAAAATTGCCGGAGTATATGGTGCCGGCGTTATTTGTCCAGCTTCATGAGTTCGAGCTTGATTTCAACGGGAAGATTGATCGCCGCGCACTCACCGCAATCTCAACCCAAACAATGCGGCGCGATGAAGCCTATGTAGCGCCGCGGACACCACAGGAAAAATTTCTCGCAGAGCTGTGGGCTGACATATTGCGCGTTGAGCGGGTTGGAATCCACGATAACTTCTTCAGGCTTGGCGGCCACTCTCTCAGTATTACTCAAGTCATCGCGCGTATCCGTGAAGCTTTGAGTCTGGAGTTGCCGGTCCAAGCCATGTTTGAACAGCCGACGATAGCAGCTTTGGCAAAGAAACTTCAGGATGCCGGTGGGATAAATGACGGTTTTGCTCCTCCGCGAATAACGCGTAGCTCGCGTAAAGAGCCGCTTCCACTTTCTTTCGCGCAGCAACGGCTCTGGTTCCTGGATCAGATTGAGCCGGGAAGCCGCGTACACCATATTCCTACCCTGTTGCGCCTGAAAGGATCCTTGAACATTGAAGTCCTTTCCGCTGCTCTGGATGAAATCGTTCGGCGTCATGAAATTCTTCGTACCAGTTTTCCGGCGGTTGACGGTTACCCATATCAGAAGATCTCGCCTCCTGCGCATGTGCCCATTGAAAAGGTTGACCTGCGAGACGTGCCGCAAGAGTTCCGGGAGGAAAAGCTGCGCAGGTTGGCAGATGCGCACATCCAGAAGCCGTTTGATCTGACCCATGGCCCCATGTTCCGCGTAGCACTATACGTGACGGAAGAGCAGGAGCATGTCCTTTGCCTTACTGTGCACCATATCATCTGTGATGCGTGGTCTGTGCCTATCCTTATAAGAGAGCTCAATGTCCTCTACAGCACATTCCTGGACCATGGCACGTCTCCTCTGCCGGAATTGCCGCTGCAATACGCGGATGTGGCGGCATGGGAGCGGGCGTGGCTCCGCGACGAGGTCCTCGAGCGCCACGTCCAGTATTGGCGGCAAACCCTGGAGGGTGCTCCGCAATCTCTCGAGCTGCCAACCGACTTCCCACGCCCTTCCGTGCGGTCGCTTGATGCCGGCAGGAGCACGCTATGTTTGTCTCCTCAACTCTACTCGGAACTGACGAAACTCAGCCAGCAGCTCGGCGCCACAGAATTCATGACCTTGCTCGCCCTTATGAATGTCTGGCTATTCCGTTACAGCGGGCAATCAGACATCCTGATAGGTTCTCCAGTTTCAAACCGCACCCAGCTTGAGACGGAAGGATTGATTGGCATCTTCTTGAACACCGTAGTCTTCCGCACCAGATTTGATGCTCAATTACGGTTCACGCAGCTCGTCGATCAGGTCCGTCTCAACGCCGTCGCCACTTATGCCCATCAGGCTCTGCCGTTTGAAAAGTTGGTTGAGGAATTACAAGTCGTGCGCGATCCGGGAAAAAATCCGGTGTTCCAGGTCATGTTCAACATGCTGGCTAAAATCAACGATAAGCTGGAATTTGCCGGCTTGGTAAATAGCAAAGCTATAGAAACAGATGCCGGACAGGCGAGGTTCGATCTTCACCTGAATGCTTTCCCCACCGATGCTGGCCTGGAATTGGCACTGACCTATAACGGCGGTCTGTTCCAGCAATCAACCATCACTGGCATGTTAGAAACCTTTGCGGAGTTAGTCCGCGTGATCGTCGAAAACCCTGAATTAACTATCTCTGAGCTGCTGGAGAAAGCTATGCGCTTTGAGCAGGAAAGCGAACTCGCGCGTAAGCGTGGCCAATCCCAGCAACAGGGACAACAATTACGCACCGTTCGGCGGCGCGCAGCTTTGAACGAATCGAGGTGA